The sequence below is a genomic window from Burkholderia contaminans.
TTGCACTGGCGCCGCTCGCCGCCTGGCGCGTGCGCTCGGCCGACACACCGCCCTCCGCGTTGCTGTTTCCCGCGCCGCGCGGCGGTGGCGCGATGAACGACATGTTCCTGCTGCTCGTAGTGCGCGACGCGCTGACCACGATCGGCTTCCACGCGGCGGACATGAGCCCGCGCGTGCTGCGCAATACGTATGCGCGCCGCCAGTTGCTTGCAGGCCACGCGCATGCCGACGTCAGTGCGATGCTCGGTCTCGTCAGCACGCGAACGGTCACGCGGATCCGGCAGACGCTGCCGACCGATGCGGCCGCGGATCGCGCCGCACACGAGCGCTGATCGCGCGCCGTCCCGTTCCCTATTCGCCCGGCGGCGACTGGATCAGCCGCAGAATCCGGGTGTCGTACGGCGATTGCATGACTTCCGCGATACGGACCCCGGAAGCGGCCGGATGCAGCGGATTCAGCAGGAAGTTGTGCGCGTGCGGCACGACGACGCTCGGCACGCGCAGCAGCGCGCTCGGCTGCGTGTGCAGCCACTCGGTGCCGGCGCTGCGGGTCCAGTCGACGTTGGTTCGCCAGTCGTCAGGCGCGTCGCCCTCCGCAATTTCGGCGATATCGACCGAATCGGCCACCTCGACGCGAAGCAACTGGTAGCCGCTCGGCAATTGCGCGACCGTGGCGATTTCGAAATGAACGAGTGTCTCGAGCAGCGCGAGGGCCGGATGCTCGGCGA
It includes:
- a CDS encoding RES family NAD+ phosphorylase; this encodes MTMLWRISNFADLKGIGGLRAGGRWHFAGQPVVYLAEHPALALLETLVHFEIATVAQLPSGYQLLRVEVADSVDIAEIAEGDAPDDWRTNVDWTRSAGTEWLHTQPSALLRVPSVVVPHAHNFLLNPLHPAASGVRIAEVMQSPYDTRILRLIQSPPGE